CCTTCTAATGTATCAATCGAGGACAAAAAGGACCTCATGAATGAAGTCAACCAGGCTGCAACTATCGAAAAAATAGTAAGTACTACAGTAAGCTATGTTGATGCAGAAGGAAAAAGCTTATTTTTAAACACTGAAGGTACTTCAATTACAAATGAAGAATCACGGGTTGCCATGTTCTTGAATGCTGTTGCATCAGAAGAAGATATGATCCAGTTTGGACATGGAAGTATTGGGGGAGCACGTGGATTTGAAGTGCTTCAAAAACAGGACATAGAGAAATTTGGAAGAAAGGCTGCAGATAAAGCGGTAAGACTTTTAAATGCAAACAAACCACCTTCTGGAAAATTTCCAGTGATACTGGACTGTGAACTCACGGGTGTATTTATACATGAAGCTGTAGGACATGCTTCAGAAGCTGATCTTATTTTACAGAATGATTCTATCCTCAAAGGTAAAATGGGGACTCAAATTGGATCAGAATTAGTTACAATAATAGATGATGCCAGCATGGATGCATTTGGTTATTATCCCTACGATGCAGAAGGTGTAAAAACCAGTGAAAATGTACTGGTTAAAAATGGAATGCTTGTATCTCTGTTAAGTTCCAGAGAGTCTGCGGCAAAACTTGGAATTCCGTCTTCAGGAAATGCAAGATCTAGAGTTGGGGATCAGCCAATTGTTAGAATGAGTAATACATACCTTAAACCTGGCGATATGAAATTTGAAGAGTTAATTGAAGATATGGCTAATGGAATTTACCTTAAAGGTTCTAGGGGAGGACAGGTAGACACTGGAAAAGGTATTTTCCAGTTCAATGCTGCTGAGTCGTTCATGATAGAAAATGGGGAAGTAAAAGACCCACTCAGAGATGTATCTTTATCTGGAAACATTTTGGAAATCCTCAATAAAGTGGACGGCGTTGGAAGCGACTTCAAACTAAGCATTGGATTCTGCGGAAAAGGAGGTCAAACTGCTCCAGTTGGAGATGGGGGACCTCATGTAAGAGTCAGCGAAGCGACCGTTGGGGGAGCAATGTAAATTATTTTTTCTATTTATTTTTTTATTTTAGGGGGTAAATTTAATGGTATCTGAAGAAGAAGGAAAATTTCTGGTAAAACTCGCAAAGGAGTCCATAAAAAATTATATAGTCCGCAGAAAAATTATGGATGTACCTGAAGATGTTCCTAATAATTTAAAAGAAGATATGGGCGCATTTGTAACCTTAAATAAGAATGGAATGCTCAGGGGATGTATAGGTTATTCAGAACCCGTTAAGCCGCTTGTAAATGCTGTAATTGATGTTGCTATATCTGCTGCAGTAAATGATCCTCGTTTTCCACCGGTAAGCCTTGATGAAATAGACGACCTTGAAATTGAAGTAAGTGTACTTACAAAACCTGAGATTATTGAGGTTGAGAAACCTGAAGAATATCTGGATAAGATTGAAATAGGTAAAGACGGCCTTATTATAGAAAGAGGCCCATTCAAAGGGTTGTTACTTCCACAAGTAGCTGTAGAATGGGGATGGAATGTAGAGGAGTTCTTATATAATACCTGTACAAAAGCAGGACTTACTGCAGACTGCTGGCTCTACAATGATGTAAAAATCTATAAATTCCATTCAGAAATTTTCCATGAATAAAAGGTGTGGAATTTAATTCAGATGTTATATATTGCTTAGATTAGCTATCATGATCTTTAATTCCATTCTGAAATTTTTCTATGAATGAACGGAAAAGATTTAATGAATTTAATCACAAATTTGTATATAATTTATCTGTCTAGGAATAGTTATAACTCCATTCGTAAATTCTGGGATAATCTGAAAAGTAATCAGGATCTTTTTATTTGCTAGTTATTAGTGCACTATATATAATGTGTTAATTTTTTTTTAAATCTATCAAAAAGTACTTTTTAATCGGTTTAAACTAAGTTAGAGCTGTAATTTTTTTTAATTAAGGTGGAAGATTTTCTGCCTTTAGTTCGTTGTATAAATGGAGTATATCTTCTTCTGCTTCTTCACTTAAAACCTCAGATGCCTTATCAAAAAGTCCATTTTCCTTTTCCTCAATCTCCATGTGATGAACCACAAGATCATTCAGCCGTCTTAAGCTGTCCACCCATTCACGGTCTTCTTCATTCATATTTTTCATTCTTGCCATTGTTCTGAATGCTTCTTCATTTTCTCTTTTGGTTTCATTTACCATGTCTTCATCAATAAAGTCCATTGCAGGATAAAGGAACTGCTCTTCACCAAGCATGTTAGCTTCCAGTTCTCTCCGAGCTTCAGGATATTTTGAGGTATCTCTTAAGGTTTCATTAAACAATTTTTTAATATGGGCATGATCCTTCTTAAAAACTTTGTAAACATCTCCTTTTGCCAATTAAATACCTCCTGTGTTTAGTCTTATTATGTTCCTGAAAGTTAATAAATTTATTTGAATAGTTAATAAAACTGGGTTGATTTCATATATAATCAAAATTCAAATTTGGGAAGAATTCACGATTCAGTAAGTTCTAATAAATCCCTTTTTGAAAATAAATAAAAACTTGTTTAAAGCTACAACTTTATATATCTCAAATATATATCTAAATTAGAAAAAAAGTGATTTATAAAAATACTTGTTTTATGAAATTCAATATCATATTATGAAAATACTGAAGTCTTGAGAAAAGATTTTAAATCCCTTAAAATATTGATTTTTATCATACTTTTTGCTTAACAAGTTAATTAAAGGAATTGATGTGATTATATGTTTATACCAACAGTACCAACGCCTGATGAAATCTTAGATAAAAGCTTTAGAAGGGCCAAAAAAGCAGCAGATAAAGTAAGGACATCCAAGGTCCCCCGTTATCAAATGGCGAAAAAAACAGAAGAGGCCAGAATAAAAACTGCCTGTCAAGTTACAAAAGATACATTAAATAATTTACTGGATAAAACACCGCAGGTGGAACAAATGCACATGTTTTACCAGGACTACATTGATGTTATGGTAGGTGTAGATGAGCTTAAAAAGTCTCTTGGGGCTTTAAACTGGGCAGTGGGTATTATATCCAAGATTGAAAATGAATATGTGTTTAAAGTAAGAAGGTCAAAGTCTGAAAATGCAGCAAATGTTAGACGGGCTGCATTCGGTAGAATTGCATCTGTGATGCGCCAGATAAAAGATGAACTTGACTTCTTAGACTTTGTGAAAGGGAAACTTCGAAATATGCCCACCATAGATTTTGAAGCATTTACATTAGTTATAGCAGGGTTCCCGAATGTTGGGAAATCCACACTGCTTCGCCAGATTACTCCTGCTGAGCCGAAGGTTGCAAACTATCCTTTTACAACCCATGGGATTCAAATAGGGCACTTTGAGAAAAGATGGAAAAAATACCAGATAATAGACACACCTGGACTTCTTGACAGGCCTATACGGGACATGAACAATATTGAACTCCGCGCTATGGTTGCACTGGAACACTTAGCTGATGTCATTTTATATATTTTCGATGCATCTGAAACATCGGGTTATCCTCTCGATGCTCAGATGAGATTATATGAAGAAATAAAACATGTTTTTGACACTCCAATAATAAGTGTTTTTAACAAAATGGATTTAGTAGAAAATAATAAGTATTTAGATGAATATATTAGTAAACTGAATGAACCTCTAATGATTTCAGCATCAGAAGGTTCTGGCGTGGATTTAATAATTGAAGAGCTGGAGGAATTTAATGGTGGAAAAAAAGGAAATAAAGACTAAAAAAGAATTAGAAATGGAAAAAACTGAAAAAGAAGTTCCAGTAGCAAAAACAGAATCAACTGAACCTGAAAAAGTAGAAGAAGTCAAAGTAGAAAAAGTAGAAAAACTTCAAGATGAACCTGAAACAGAAACAAAATCAGAATGGGAAACCCGAGCAGAAAGAGGAAGAGGAGCTGCACAGAAGTTTTTCGATGATATGATAGGCACATTCCGTGAAAGAGGAGGGGACTTTGAGAAGGCTTTATCTGAATACACAGCATCTGCTCCAAGTAAGTTAACAACAGACTTAATAGAAACTGACGGTAGTCTGATTGTTAAAGCAGATCTTCCTGGTGTTAAAAAAGAAGATATAGTCATTGATTTAACAGATGACTCCATAGAAATCTTTGCAAAATTCGAAGAAGAAACAGAAGAGGAAGGTAAAAACTTCATCAAAAAAGAAAGGAGATATGGTGAAGCAAGAAGATCTTTAATACTGCCAGAAGCAGTTAAGGTCAAAGAAACATCAGCTAAGTTTGATAATGGTGTCTTAACAGTAACACTTCCTAAACTGGAAGAAAAAAAGAGGTTTCAGGTAAAAGTTGACTAAATACACCTGTAATTTCATTTTAAAATTTTTACTTTATTTTAGAGATCATGAATTCATGACCATTTATTCATTTTTAATAGATATTTGATGAGTATGTCATAGTTTGAATTAAATGGAGGAAATATAATGAATGGAAGGCCTAAAAGGAGAACTTCGATTGATAAGATAATAGATGATGCTATGGATTATATCAATGATGTAAGCGATGAAATTGAAAGATCTATTAGCAGTTATACAAGTGCTCCAGAAACAGATTTAATTGAAACTCATGATAACATAATAGTCCGTACAAATCTTCCGGGATTTAAGAAGGAAGATATAAAAATAGATTTAACAGAAGAAAAACTTAAAATTAAAGTTTTAGGTTATGAAGAGACTCCCCTGGAAAAAGGGGCTCAAGTAAAATCAAAAGGAAGAAGACACGGTAAAATAAAACGAGTTGTAAGACTTCCAGAAAAAGTTATTGTAGAAGAAGCAGCTGCAAAACTTGAAAACGGCGTTTTAACAGTTACAATGCCTAAAGCAGAGAAAAAGGTAAGGCATGAAGTGCCTATTAATTAATTCTTTTCTTTTTAACATGTAGCCTGGGAATTTAATAAATAAATGACTTTATTTTTAATATTAACTGAAATTTAAAAATATAAAAAACTAATTTTAATTAAAAAGGTCAATATCTGACCTTCCCAATGTGCCTTGTAGCCCCTGGATCTTCATTATTAAAGTCTGCAAGATAATAAATAA
This genomic window from Methanobacterium veterum contains:
- a CDS encoding TldD/PmbA family protein produces the protein MTNQLDLDLFGGILNKIENKVDYADIRVSDSQNTAITMKDGKVQEIRSGSDFGTVIRVLKNGAWGSAFTTELSRMDEVVETALKLVKSLKSDVELADVEAKVDSVKSKAKIKPSNVSIEDKKDLMNEVNQAATIEKIVSTTVSYVDAEGKSLFLNTEGTSITNEESRVAMFLNAVASEEDMIQFGHGSIGGARGFEVLQKQDIEKFGRKAADKAVRLLNANKPPSGKFPVILDCELTGVFIHEAVGHASEADLILQNDSILKGKMGTQIGSELVTIIDDASMDAFGYYPYDAEGVKTSENVLVKNGMLVSLLSSRESAAKLGIPSSGNARSRVGDQPIVRMSNTYLKPGDMKFEELIEDMANGIYLKGSRGGQVDTGKGIFQFNAAESFMIENGEVKDPLRDVSLSGNILEILNKVDGVGSDFKLSIGFCGKGGQTAPVGDGGPHVRVSEATVGGAM
- a CDS encoding TIGR00296 family protein; translation: MVSEEEGKFLVKLAKESIKNYIVRRKIMDVPEDVPNNLKEDMGAFVTLNKNGMLRGCIGYSEPVKPLVNAVIDVAISAAVNDPRFPPVSLDEIDDLEIEVSVLTKPEIIEVEKPEEYLDKIEIGKDGLIIERGPFKGLLLPQVAVEWGWNVEEFLYNTCTKAGLTADCWLYNDVKIYKFHSEIFHE
- a CDS encoding hemerythrin domain-containing protein — translated: MAKGDVYKVFKKDHAHIKKLFNETLRDTSKYPEARRELEANMLGEEQFLYPAMDFIDEDMVNETKRENEEAFRTMARMKNMNEEDREWVDSLRRLNDLVVHHMEIEEKENGLFDKASEVLSEEAEEDILHLYNELKAENLPP
- a CDS encoding NOG1 family protein, translating into MFIPTVPTPDEILDKSFRRAKKAADKVRTSKVPRYQMAKKTEEARIKTACQVTKDTLNNLLDKTPQVEQMHMFYQDYIDVMVGVDELKKSLGALNWAVGIISKIENEYVFKVRRSKSENAANVRRAAFGRIASVMRQIKDELDFLDFVKGKLRNMPTIDFEAFTLVIAGFPNVGKSTLLRQITPAEPKVANYPFTTHGIQIGHFEKRWKKYQIIDTPGLLDRPIRDMNNIELRAMVALEHLADVILYIFDASETSGYPLDAQMRLYEEIKHVFDTPIISVFNKMDLVENNKYLDEYISKLNEPLMISASEGSGVDLIIEELEEFNGGKKGNKD
- a CDS encoding Hsp20/alpha crystallin family protein, whose translation is MVEKKEIKTKKELEMEKTEKEVPVAKTESTEPEKVEEVKVEKVEKLQDEPETETKSEWETRAERGRGAAQKFFDDMIGTFRERGGDFEKALSEYTASAPSKLTTDLIETDGSLIVKADLPGVKKEDIVIDLTDDSIEIFAKFEEETEEEGKNFIKKERRYGEARRSLILPEAVKVKETSAKFDNGVLTVTLPKLEEKKRFQVKVD
- a CDS encoding Hsp20/alpha crystallin family protein — translated: MNGRPKRRTSIDKIIDDAMDYINDVSDEIERSISSYTSAPETDLIETHDNIIVRTNLPGFKKEDIKIDLTEEKLKIKVLGYEETPLEKGAQVKSKGRRHGKIKRVVRLPEKVIVEEAAAKLENGVLTVTMPKAEKKVRHEVPIN